A single genomic interval of Rosistilla ulvae harbors:
- a CDS encoding peptidase associated/transthyretin-like domain-containing protein has protein sequence MKVFYNVTDLWRFVDSKNTNTASVSILLATLLLIVSAGCGGGSGLVMPETGEVEGIVTMDGQPLPNVSVVFQPQDDPQARASMGVTDEQGHYTLTYHTDKQGALIGSHKVSITTPSDAPDPSGQAKDPIPAKYNSKSELVVEVQAGSNDIPLELTSK, from the coding sequence ATGAAAGTATTCTACAACGTGACCGACCTCTGGCGATTCGTCGACTCGAAGAACACAAACACAGCCTCTGTTTCTATTTTATTGGCGACCCTACTGCTGATCGTTTCCGCTGGCTGTGGTGGCGGCAGCGGCCTGGTGATGCCTGAGACCGGTGAGGTCGAAGGGATCGTCACGATGGATGGTCAGCCATTGCCCAATGTCTCCGTCGTTTTTCAACCGCAAGACGATCCCCAGGCGCGGGCTTCGATGGGAGTTACCGACGAACAGGGACACTACACGCTGACCTATCACACTGACAAACAAGGGGCGTTGATCGGATCGCACAAGGTCAGCATCACCACGCCAAGCGACGCTCCCGATCCTTCGGGGCAGGCCAAGGATCCGATCCCGGCAAAATACAATTCAAAAAGCGAACTGGTCGTCGAAGTCCAAGCAGGCTCCAACGACATCCCGCTCGAACTCACTTCGAAATAA
- a CDS encoding PQQ-dependent sugar dehydrogenase, which produces MSKPNLSVTRIPRCLAVWCAIAWPGALCAEEVEIDRFERTTVYSELTQPMELEIAPDGSIFLIEIAGLVKQIDPQTSKATVVGKLEVTTAQENGLIGMALDPNFAENGWIYLQYSPPDFSGQHVSRFDFRDGQIDLASEKLMFKYKEQRRECCHHAGSLEFGPDGNLFIGTGDNTNPFKDSQGFAPIDQREDRGPWDAQRTAGNTKNYNGKVLRIRPELDGSYSIPDGNLFPKDGSIGHPEIYVMGCRNPWRISVDQKTGYLYWGDVGPDAGSDNDRGPRGYDEVNQAKAAGNFGWPYFIGNNFAYPMVDFASGEIHPAQDPRKPINESVNNTGSKELPPAQPAMIYYPAAPSPEFPEVASGGRTACAGPVYHYDAQSKSTTKFPAAYDGTLFAFEWSRHWIMAVHVDKDSNVERLEPFLPEMKFARPIDLQFDAAGALYVIEYGETWGVNPDARLVRIDYVRGNRSPVAVASAESTVGREPLIVKLSAADSYDKDGDSLTYQWTSVRSGVTPPVRNPIATTATAEASFAEPGVYTIELTVTDPSGASSSMSLPVIVGNARPEVKFLEPQNGDFFSPGKPIRYRLQVRDIEDGTSDFDEAEEEGWHLIEGLAPTRLFVEASAVADEGAAANVPPGLALIRKSDCLNCHAANRRLVGPSFVEIATKYRDQPHEIEKSVARVRQGSTGVWGKIGMLPHGQHTEAEVLQMVQYVYAATADASAPTAQGFNNELVAIETPGKMRLEATYTDLGRDEIPKLIGTAEVVLRSRNLQAESADEVSGARELGSGKAEGKKFIGAINHDAFLKFNDIPLDEIASIAVRVTSAGAGGTIEVRRGKVDGPLLGSALVEVNGSWDAFEENQIAIDPSSGRDALFIVFKNEKQRGGLMNIDSLRLE; this is translated from the coding sequence ATGTCAAAACCCAATCTGTCCGTGACACGGATCCCTCGATGCCTTGCCGTCTGGTGTGCGATCGCCTGGCCCGGTGCCTTGTGCGCCGAAGAGGTCGAGATCGATCGGTTTGAACGAACGACGGTCTACAGTGAACTGACACAGCCGATGGAATTGGAGATCGCCCCCGACGGGAGCATCTTCCTGATCGAAATCGCAGGTCTGGTCAAGCAGATCGATCCGCAAACAAGCAAGGCAACCGTCGTCGGAAAGCTGGAGGTCACCACCGCTCAGGAGAATGGTTTGATCGGCATGGCGTTGGATCCCAACTTCGCCGAAAACGGCTGGATCTACCTGCAGTACTCTCCACCCGATTTCTCGGGGCAACATGTCAGCCGGTTCGATTTCCGCGATGGCCAGATCGATTTGGCGAGCGAGAAGTTGATGTTCAAGTATAAAGAACAGCGACGCGAGTGCTGCCACCACGCTGGATCGCTGGAGTTTGGTCCCGACGGAAACCTGTTCATCGGCACCGGTGACAACACGAATCCCTTCAAGGATTCGCAAGGCTTCGCGCCGATCGACCAGCGCGAAGACCGGGGACCGTGGGACGCTCAACGGACTGCGGGAAACACGAAAAACTACAACGGCAAAGTGCTGCGGATTCGGCCCGAGCTCGATGGCAGTTATTCGATCCCCGACGGCAACCTGTTCCCCAAAGACGGTTCGATCGGACATCCCGAGATCTACGTGATGGGTTGCCGCAATCCTTGGCGGATCAGCGTCGATCAAAAAACGGGATACCTGTATTGGGGTGACGTTGGGCCCGATGCCGGCAGCGACAACGATCGCGGCCCTCGCGGCTACGACGAAGTCAATCAAGCCAAGGCGGCTGGCAACTTCGGCTGGCCTTACTTTATCGGCAACAACTTTGCCTACCCGATGGTCGATTTTGCCAGCGGTGAAATCCACCCCGCCCAAGACCCTCGCAAACCGATCAACGAATCGGTCAACAACACCGGCAGCAAAGAACTTCCACCAGCGCAGCCGGCGATGATCTATTACCCCGCCGCGCCGTCGCCGGAGTTTCCCGAAGTCGCTTCGGGCGGCCGAACCGCCTGCGCCGGGCCGGTCTATCACTACGACGCCCAATCGAAATCGACCACCAAGTTTCCTGCAGCCTATGACGGAACGTTGTTTGCGTTCGAATGGTCGCGGCACTGGATCATGGCCGTTCATGTGGACAAAGACTCCAACGTCGAGCGGTTGGAACCGTTCCTGCCCGAGATGAAATTCGCCCGCCCGATCGACTTGCAGTTCGACGCGGCGGGAGCGTTGTACGTGATCGAATACGGCGAGACCTGGGGCGTCAATCCCGACGCGCGGCTGGTCCGAATCGATTACGTCCGCGGCAACCGTTCTCCCGTGGCAGTGGCCAGCGCCGAGAGCACCGTCGGCCGCGAACCGTTGATCGTCAAACTGTCAGCCGCCGATTCATACGACAAAGATGGCGACAGCCTGACCTATCAATGGACATCCGTCCGTTCAGGCGTCACGCCTCCGGTACGGAATCCGATCGCGACGACGGCGACGGCCGAAGCCAGCTTCGCCGAACCGGGAGTCTATACGATCGAATTGACGGTGACCGATCCATCGGGCGCAAGCAGCAGCATGTCGCTGCCGGTGATCGTGGGGAACGCGCGACCGGAAGTGAAGTTCTTGGAACCGCAGAACGGCGACTTCTTCAGCCCCGGCAAACCAATTCGTTACCGATTGCAGGTACGCGACATCGAGGATGGGACGAGCGATTTTGATGAAGCTGAAGAAGAGGGATGGCACTTGATCGAAGGGCTTGCCCCGACGCGGCTGTTTGTCGAAGCAAGCGCCGTCGCCGATGAAGGTGCCGCGGCAAACGTTCCTCCAGGCCTCGCATTGATCCGCAAAAGTGATTGTCTGAACTGCCATGCAGCGAACCGTCGATTGGTCGGCCCCAGCTTTGTCGAGATCGCCACCAAATATCGCGACCAGCCGCACGAGATCGAAAAATCGGTAGCTCGCGTACGCCAGGGATCGACCGGCGTGTGGGGCAAGATCGGGATGTTGCCACACGGGCAGCACACCGAAGCCGAAGTGCTGCAGATGGTTCAGTACGTCTACGCAGCGACCGCCGACGCCTCCGCCCCAACCGCTCAAGGATTCAACAACGAATTGGTCGCCATCGAGACGCCCGGCAAGATGCGACTCGAAGCGACCTACACCGATCTGGGGCGCGATGAAATTCCCAAACTGATCGGGACTGCGGAAGTCGTTTTGCGCAGCCGCAACTTGCAAGCCGAATCGGCCGACGAGGTCTCCGGTGCGCGCGAGCTCGGATCGGGCAAAGCCGAAGGAAAGAAGTTCATCGGCGCGATCAACCACGATGCGTTCTTAAAGTTCAACGATATTCCACTGGATGAGATCGCGTCGATCGCCGTCCGCGTGACAAGCGCCGGGGCAGGGGGGACGATCGAAGTCCGCCGCGGCAAGGTCGACGGCCCGCTGTTGGGCAGCGCGTTGGTGGAGGTCAACGGCAGCTGGGACGCGTTTGAAGAGAACCAGATCGCGATCGATCCCAGCAGCGGCCGCGATGCACT
- a CDS encoding DUF1559 domain-containing protein has protein sequence MTQNPQRRSRPGFTLVELLVVIAIIGILVGLLLPAVQAAREAARRMQCSNNMKQLGLALHNYHDTYRVFPPGCIDSNRKTNSPTDALSNNNGLGWGTLLLPFIEQSPLYDQIGLETGSFGRSWQDKNNDGTANDPIDSAKVVIDAFVCPSDPMSGLNSDKSGYGKSNYLAIAGRYAVQTDANGSPLGQRNGMFFENSNRKFRDVIDGTSNTLFISERTTQNDNANSTQCGGSPCSWAGGLWIGPRIVSSSATWHTGLYLFDVANVGGYDTGYSLTHGFGRSSATWGADWNAKGCHPGGMQTTLGDGSVRFVTETIDFDLYRNLHTPQDGNVIGPF, from the coding sequence ATGACACAGAATCCACAGCGACGAAGCCGTCCCGGCTTCACATTGGTTGAACTTTTGGTAGTGATCGCCATCATCGGGATCCTCGTCGGCTTGCTTTTGCCAGCCGTCCAGGCGGCGCGTGAGGCAGCACGCCGGATGCAATGCAGCAACAACATGAAACAGCTTGGCCTTGCCCTGCACAACTACCACGACACCTACCGGGTTTTCCCACCAGGATGCATCGACAGCAACCGCAAGACGAACTCCCCAACCGACGCCCTCAGCAATAACAATGGGCTGGGGTGGGGCACTCTCCTGCTTCCATTCATCGAACAATCCCCGCTCTACGACCAAATCGGCCTCGAAACGGGGAGCTTTGGGCGATCGTGGCAGGACAAAAACAACGACGGCACGGCAAACGACCCCATCGATTCGGCCAAGGTTGTGATCGACGCGTTCGTCTGCCCATCGGATCCGATGTCAGGCCTCAACTCCGACAAGAGCGGTTATGGAAAATCGAACTACCTGGCGATTGCAGGCCGCTATGCAGTGCAAACCGACGCAAACGGATCCCCATTGGGCCAACGCAACGGAATGTTCTTTGAGAACTCCAACCGTAAGTTCCGGGACGTCATCGACGGTACCTCCAACACATTGTTCATCTCCGAGCGAACGACCCAAAACGACAACGCCAATTCGACGCAGTGCGGTGGATCGCCTTGCAGTTGGGCCGGAGGTCTGTGGATCGGTCCGCGTATCGTCAGCAGTTCCGCAACCTGGCACACCGGGCTCTATTTGTTTGATGTCGCCAACGTCGGCGGCTACGACACCGGCTACAGTTTGACCCACGGCTTCGGCCGCAGCAGCGCAACGTGGGGTGCCGACTGGAACGCCAAGGGATGTCACCCCGGCGGAATGCAAACGACTCTAGGGGACGGTTCGGTGCGTTTCGTCACCGAAACGATCGACTTCGACCTCTACCGCAACCTCCACACGCCGCAAGACGGAAACGTGATCGGCCCGTTCTAA
- a CDS encoding DUF1559 domain-containing protein has product MKRNSQRSRDGFTLVELLVVIAIIGILVGLLLPAVQAAREAARRMQCSNNLKQIGLAMHNYHDTYQVFPSGCYDSNPKTSSPGDAANNNNGFGWATGLLPFIEQSALHDQISNETDGFARSWQDANGDGSASDPIASASVIIDAYVCPSDPMSGINTDKSSLGKSNYLAVAGHSAVQRDANGNGKSTQNGMFFENSDRRFRDVTDGTSNTLFVSERTTKNDRADSLQCGGTDCNWAGGIWIGPRIIGASEGWHTGLRLLDVTNVGGGSLTYGFGRTTASWADDWTAKGCHPGGMQVTLGDGSVRFVTETIDLIVYKNLHTPQDGNVIGPY; this is encoded by the coding sequence ATGAAACGCAATTCTCAACGAAGCCGTGACGGCTTCACACTTGTAGAACTGTTGGTGGTGATCGCCATCATCGGCATCTTGGTCGGCTTGCTGCTGCCCGCGGTACAGGCGGCCCGTGAAGCAGCTCGCCGGATGCAGTGCAGCAACAATCTGAAACAGATTGGCTTGGCGATGCACAACTACCACGACACGTACCAGGTCTTCCCATCGGGCTGCTACGATAGCAATCCAAAGACCAGTTCGCCTGGAGACGCTGCCAACAACAACAATGGTTTTGGCTGGGCGACCGGCTTGCTGCCCTTCATCGAGCAATCGGCTTTGCACGATCAAATCAGCAACGAAACCGACGGTTTTGCACGCTCCTGGCAGGATGCCAACGGTGACGGTTCGGCCAGTGATCCGATTGCTTCGGCATCGGTGATCATCGACGCCTACGTCTGCCCATCGGACCCGATGTCGGGAATCAACACCGACAAATCGAGCCTTGGCAAATCGAACTACCTTGCGGTCGCCGGACATTCCGCCGTCCAACGCGATGCAAACGGCAACGGCAAATCGACCCAGAACGGCATGTTCTTCGAAAACTCCGACCGCCGCTTTCGCGACGTGACTGATGGCACCAGCAACACGCTGTTTGTTTCCGAACGAACCACAAAAAACGATCGCGCTGACTCGCTCCAATGCGGTGGCACCGACTGCAATTGGGCCGGAGGAATCTGGATCGGGCCGCGGATCATCGGCGCGAGCGAAGGCTGGCACACCGGCCTGCGATTACTGGATGTCACCAACGTCGGTGGCGGCAGCCTGACCTACGGCTTCGGACGCACCACCGCCAGTTGGGCAGACGACTGGACCGCCAAGGGCTGCCATCCCGGCGGGATGCAGGTGACGTTGGGAGATGGATCGGTTCGGTTCGTCACCGAAACGATCGATCTGATCGTTTACAAGAACCTGCACACGCCGCAAGACGGCAATGTGATCGGCCCCTACTAA
- a CDS encoding transthyretin-like family protein — translation MTATSRISHIMKMSPRSLTTPPLAAAIIAIISVGCGGNGLKMPETGEVEGTITLDGMPLPNVSIVFQPQGDANARSSMGVSDEQGRYTLSYHADKSGALIGSHKVSVTTPTDAPDPSGQAKEPIPAKYNSKTELVVEVAAGSNDIPLELTSK, via the coding sequence GTGACCGCAACTTCGCGAATCAGCCACATCATGAAGATGAGCCCGAGATCCCTAACAACACCCCCCCTGGCGGCAGCAATCATAGCAATCATTTCTGTGGGGTGCGGTGGAAATGGCTTGAAGATGCCTGAAACAGGAGAGGTAGAAGGAACCATCACATTGGACGGCATGCCACTACCCAATGTATCTATAGTTTTCCAGCCTCAGGGTGACGCGAACGCCCGCTCATCGATGGGGGTTTCGGATGAACAGGGGCGCTACACGCTGAGCTACCACGCCGACAAATCGGGTGCACTGATTGGATCTCATAAAGTGAGTGTAACAACGCCAACCGATGCTCCCGATCCATCGGGACAAGCCAAAGAACCGATCCCCGCAAAATACAATTCGAAAACCGAGTTGGTGGTAGAAGTCGCAGCAGGCTCCAACGACATCCCACTGGAACTCACTTCCAAGTAG
- a CDS encoding FG-GAP repeat domain-containing protein, protein MISLDAASEGLPQITNVQILDFDGDGNVDVLACDSLKNQVLLFRLRDGKWREEVLVRDVAAPAHATVVDIDSDGDLDLVVSVLGNIMPDDSVIGRVELFESTPEGYRRHVILDDVRRVADVQPADFDGDGDIDLAVAVFGYSRGSVLWLENRGHLKFRDHLLHTAPGTIHVPIADYDGDGDPDIAAIVTQDEEELWGFENLGNGEFKKRRLWMTINHDLGSAGLVQADLDGDGDPDLILPAGDNLEDLDAYPQPYHGCYWFENQGDWTFQIRRIADLGGTYAADVGDFDSDGDLDVVLASMTNNWNRTDTASLVWLENDGQQNFTTWQIASDPIHLVTVAAGDLDGDGSDDIVAGALNLRKPFQRVGRVSAWLNRSEAKQ, encoded by the coding sequence ATGATCTCTTTGGACGCTGCGTCGGAGGGCTTGCCGCAGATTACAAACGTCCAAATTTTGGATTTTGATGGGGATGGAAACGTCGACGTGCTCGCTTGTGATTCACTGAAGAATCAGGTGCTGCTGTTTCGCTTGCGCGATGGAAAGTGGCGCGAAGAGGTTTTGGTGCGCGACGTCGCCGCCCCTGCCCACGCGACAGTTGTCGATATCGATTCCGATGGCGATCTCGATTTGGTCGTTTCGGTCTTGGGAAATATCATGCCCGACGACAGTGTGATCGGGCGAGTGGAGTTGTTTGAGTCGACGCCCGAGGGGTATCGGCGGCACGTGATCTTGGACGACGTGCGGCGCGTCGCCGATGTCCAGCCGGCCGACTTCGATGGCGATGGGGATATCGATCTCGCGGTGGCTGTTTTTGGATACTCTCGCGGTTCGGTCTTGTGGTTGGAGAATCGCGGTCACTTGAAATTCCGCGATCACCTGTTGCACACCGCTCCGGGGACGATCCACGTTCCGATCGCCGACTACGATGGCGATGGCGATCCGGACATCGCGGCGATCGTCACGCAGGACGAAGAGGAGTTGTGGGGCTTTGAGAATCTTGGCAATGGCGAATTCAAGAAACGCCGATTGTGGATGACGATCAATCACGATCTCGGCAGTGCGGGGTTGGTGCAAGCCGATCTCGATGGGGATGGCGATCCCGATCTGATCTTGCCTGCGGGGGACAACCTGGAGGATCTCGATGCCTATCCGCAGCCCTATCACGGTTGTTATTGGTTTGAGAACCAAGGCGACTGGACGTTTCAGATCCGTCGCATCGCGGATCTGGGAGGGACCTACGCGGCGGACGTCGGTGATTTTGATTCCGATGGCGATCTCGACGTCGTCTTGGCCAGCATGACGAACAATTGGAACCGAACCGATACGGCAAGTCTTGTTTGGCTGGAAAACGATGGCCAACAGAACTTCACGACCTGGCAGATCGCCAGCGATCCGATCCATCTGGTCACCGTCGCCGCCGGAGATCTCGATGGCGATGGCAGCGACGATATCGTGGCGGGGGCATTAAACCTGCGGAAACCGTTTCAGCGGGTGGGGCGCGTGAGTGCGTGGTTGAATCGCAGCGAGGCAAAACAATGA
- a CDS encoding tetratricopeptide repeat protein yields MKRFKQLLVVVLLLEIVIGGLYLKRRLWRHHVVLPAVTLDDPLLATEFQQLADQATAGGSEQWQALGEGLLGQGFYGEAEHAFRAAVDIDPSNYMAQFSLAFCLDRTGRIAESSEAYLKASEIERKSKRLIGSVEHCRYQVGKNYLREEDAAAAIDSFASQVGFAPASYQYAKLLVRDGKVDRALPLLEMQLGKTPLSLKFNALRLQALEAKGQQALAAQAADVLQRSRYMIPIDMSTNFVTPLNQRLGISRKLQEYNELLASGDMDLLAKHLQSMWDVVEPTMLSQKSKILISMAEVAFQRRRAEEMLHAVDRLKELGVSSPDMLQLEGAAYQLNGDIDRAVTLWIRASEMSPNIPLHQILADAYQQKNDDARRDYHFGQAGLLEAKQAFWNNQWEPAKQAAQRAIDADPSLDQAWFYLAEIERELGNPQSALEAYQKCLDLNPDHGRALAAAARFRDDAAAAP; encoded by the coding sequence ATGAAACGTTTCAAGCAGCTTCTGGTCGTTGTCTTGTTGCTCGAGATCGTCATTGGCGGGCTCTACCTGAAGCGTCGCTTGTGGCGGCATCATGTTGTGCTGCCGGCTGTGACGCTGGACGATCCGCTGTTGGCGACGGAGTTCCAACAGCTCGCCGATCAAGCGACTGCGGGAGGGAGCGAGCAATGGCAGGCTCTCGGCGAAGGCTTGCTGGGACAAGGCTTTTACGGCGAGGCGGAACATGCGTTTCGGGCGGCTGTCGATATCGACCCGAGCAACTACATGGCTCAATTCTCACTGGCCTTCTGCTTGGACCGAACGGGGCGGATCGCCGAGAGCAGCGAAGCGTATTTAAAGGCATCGGAAATTGAACGCAAGTCAAAGCGATTGATCGGGTCGGTCGAACATTGTCGGTATCAAGTTGGCAAGAATTATCTGAGAGAAGAGGATGCTGCGGCGGCGATCGACAGCTTTGCCAGCCAGGTCGGTTTCGCTCCCGCCAGCTACCAATACGCCAAGCTGTTGGTTCGCGACGGCAAGGTCGACCGCGCTTTGCCGTTGTTGGAGATGCAGCTTGGTAAAACGCCACTGTCGTTGAAGTTCAACGCGTTGCGATTGCAGGCTCTTGAAGCGAAGGGGCAGCAGGCATTGGCAGCTCAAGCGGCCGACGTGCTGCAGCGGTCGCGGTACATGATTCCTATCGATATGAGCACCAACTTCGTGACTCCTTTGAACCAGCGGTTGGGGATTTCTCGGAAGCTGCAGGAATACAACGAACTGCTGGCGTCGGGGGATATGGATCTGCTGGCGAAGCATTTGCAGTCGATGTGGGATGTTGTCGAACCAACAATGCTGAGCCAGAAGAGCAAGATCCTGATCAGCATGGCGGAGGTTGCGTTTCAGCGGCGTCGCGCCGAGGAGATGTTGCACGCCGTCGACCGCTTAAAAGAGCTGGGGGTCAGCAGTCCCGACATGTTGCAATTGGAAGGGGCGGCGTATCAGTTGAATGGCGACATCGACCGTGCGGTTACGTTGTGGATTCGCGCCAGCGAGATGTCTCCCAATATCCCGCTGCACCAAATTCTGGCCGACGCCTACCAGCAGAAGAACGACGACGCGCGACGCGATTATCATTTCGGTCAGGCCGGGTTGTTGGAAGCGAAGCAGGCGTTCTGGAATAACCAATGGGAACCGGCGAAACAGGCGGCCCAGCGGGCGATCGATGCCGATCCGTCGCTCGATCAAGCTTGGTTCTACCTGGCGGAGATCGAGCGAGAGCTAGGCAATCCACAGTCGGCGTTGGAGGCTTACCAAAAGTGTTTGGATCTGAACCCCGATCACGGCCGCGCTTTGGCTGCGGCCGCACGGTTTCGCGACGACGCCGCTGCGGCGCCGTAG
- a CDS encoding REP-associated tyrosine transposase, whose translation MEIVGQPHRKKIKHYHQPGHLHELTFSCFHQMPLLTNDAWRMHLSRSVETACEQHRFQLVAFVFMPEHVHLLVLPLCPEPDIGLLLAAMKQPFSRQIKQILIDRNSSLLERLTVQERPGKKCFRFWQAGPGFDRNIYSAKAIAASIDYIHTNPVTRGLCKRAIDWKWSSARYYHAEPMFQQCSNLPTIARLPPQAFDDFSRVD comes from the coding sequence ATGGAAATAGTCGGTCAACCACATCGGAAAAAGATCAAGCATTACCATCAGCCCGGCCACCTTCACGAGTTGACGTTTTCGTGCTTTCACCAGATGCCGCTGTTGACCAACGATGCTTGGCGGATGCACTTGTCGCGGTCGGTGGAAACCGCTTGTGAACAGCATCGGTTCCAACTTGTTGCTTTTGTTTTCATGCCGGAGCATGTGCATTTGCTTGTATTGCCCCTTTGTCCCGAACCCGATATCGGTTTGCTTCTGGCTGCGATGAAGCAGCCGTTTTCTCGGCAAATCAAACAGATCTTGATCGACCGGAATAGTTCGTTGCTCGAACGATTGACGGTCCAAGAACGTCCAGGGAAAAAGTGCTTTCGGTTTTGGCAGGCAGGTCCTGGATTTGATCGAAACATCTATTCCGCGAAAGCGATCGCTGCATCGATTGACTACATTCATACAAACCCCGTAACACGTGGTCTGTGTAAACGTGCGATCGATTGGAAATGGTCCAGTGCTCGCTACTACCACGCAGAGCCAATGTTCCAGCAGTGTTCTAACCTGCCTACGATAGCTCGTCTGCCGCCACAAGCATTCGACGATTTTTCTCGAGTGGATTGA